One Misgurnus anguillicaudatus chromosome 19, ASM2758022v2, whole genome shotgun sequence genomic region harbors:
- the kctd5a gene encoding BTB/POZ domain-containing protein KCTD5a gives MAEKSPDPSASSARRCPAVSPGESLASSSSKWVRLNVGGTYFLTTRQTLCRDPKSFLYRLCQADPDLDSDKDETGAYLIDRDPTYFGPVLNYLRHGKLVLNRGLAEEGVLEEAEFYNITSLIKLVKDKIRERDCKTALLPVKHVYRVLQCQEEELTQMVSTMSDGWKFEQLVSIGSSYNYGNEDQAEFLCVVSKELHNQSYGTNSEPSEKAKILQEQGSRM, from the exons ATGGCGGAGAAGAGCCCTGACCCGAGCGCTTCGAGCGCCCGGAGGTGTCCCGCTGTTTCTCCAGGAGAGTCGTTGGCAAGCAGCTCCTCAAAATGGGTTCGGTTGAACGTCGGTGGCACGTACTTTCTCACGACGAGACAAACGCTTTGTAGAGACCCGAAATCTTTCCTGTACCGACTGTGCCAGGCCGACCCGGACCTCGACTCTGACAAG GATGAAACGGGCGCTTATTTGATAGACCGAGATCCTACTTATTTTGGTCCTGTGCTCAACTATCTGCGACATGGGAAGCTGGTGCTGAACCGAGGCCTAGCAGAGGAAG GTGTGCTGGAAGAAGCTGAATTCTACAATATAACATCATTGATTAAACTTGTGAAAGACAAGATCAGGGAGAGGGATTGTAAGACAGCTCTG CTTCCTGTAAAGCATGTATATAGAGTACTGCAGTGTCAAGAGGAGGAGCTGACACAAATGGTCTCCACCATGTCTGATGGCTGGAAGTTTGAACAG TTGGTGAGTATCGGTTCTTCGTACAACTACGGAAACGAGGACCAAGCCGAGTTCCTCTGCGTGGTCTCCAAGGAGCTGCACAATCAGTCGTACGGCACAAACAGCGAGCCCAGTGAAAAGGCCAAG ATTCTTCAAGAACAAGGCTCTCGAATGTGA
- the pdpk1a gene encoding 3-phosphoinositide-dependent protein kinase 1a, producing the protein MARTKSQTYGAAPIQPSLMSCSCASSSRVRTQLNSRHCLGMEVSSGETSQPKTPSFKLPKSHKREDFTFGKILGEGSFSTVVLAKEQATGKEYAMKILEKNHIRKENKAHYVMREKDILSSINHPFFVKLYFTFQDSHKLYFALSYAKNGELLRYVRKIGSFDETCTRFYTAEIVGALEYLHSIGIIHRDLKLENILLNEEMHIQITDFGTAKQLLSDSTQKRANSFVGTAQYVSPELLLEKSACKSSDLWALGCIIYQLVAGLPPFRAGNEYLIFQKILKLEYEFPEKFFPKAKDLVERLLCLDHTKRLGCEEMGGFNPLKGHMFFETISWENLPVQTPPKLTPYLPAMAEDDEDYYGNYEDLLSQFSSLQVVSSRPTQVLSNTGNPQRSCSNIEQYIHDIDSNSFELDLQFSSEEKQLLLQKQTSGNPWHQFVENNLIYKMGPVDKRKGLFARRRQLLLTEGPHLYYVDPVNKVLKGEIPWSPELRPEAKNFKTFFVHTPNRTYYLMDPSGNADKWCKKIQEVWQTIYH; encoded by the exons TACGGTGCTGCTCCCATCCAGCCTAGCTTGATGTCGTGTTCCTGTGCTTCCTCATCAAGGGTAAGGACCCAGCTGAACTCCAGACACTGTCTCGGTATGGAGGTCAGCAGCGGAGAGACGAGCCAACCAAAGACGCCTTCGTTCAAGTTGCCCAAATCGCACAAGAGGGAGGACTTTACTTTTGGGAAAATTTTGGGAGAGGGTTCCTTCTCAACG GTCGTGCTTGCTAAAGAACAGGCCACAGGAAAGGAATATGCAA TGAAAATTCTAGAGAAGAACCACATAAGGAAAGAGAACAAAGCACACTATGTCATGCGGGAGAAGGATATATTGTCGAGCATAAATCATCCATTTTTCGTAAAGCTGTACTTCACATTTCAAGATTCACATAAGTTAT ATTTTGCTTTAAGCTACGCCAAAAACGGCGAACTGCTTAGATACGTTCGTAAAATCGGCTCGTTTGACGAGACCTGCACAAGATTCTACACTGCTGAGATAGTTGGTGCACTTGAATACTTGCACTCGATAGGAATTATTCACAg AGATCTTAAACTGGAGAACATTTTACTGAATGAAGAGATGCACATTCAAATTACAGATTTCGGGACGGCAAAACAATTGCTGTCGGACAGCACTCAAA AAAGAGCCAATTCGTTTGTTGGGACGGCGCAGTATGTTTCTCCGGAGCTGCTGTTGGAAAAATCTGCCTGCAAAAG CTCGGACCTTTGGGCACTGGGTTGCATAATCTACCAGCTGGTTGCCGGATTACCTCCGTTCAGAGCCGG GAATGAGTACTTGATTTTCCAGAAGATATTAAAGCTGGAGTATGAATTTCCTGAGAAGTTCTTTCCCAAAGCTAAAGATCTAGTAGAGCGGCTGTT GTGTTTGGACCACACAAAGCGACTGGGATGTGAGGAAATGGGTGGGTTCAATCCACTGAAAGGCCACATGTTCTTCGAGACAATCTCATGGGAGAACCTGCCTGTTCAGACTCCACCCAAGCTGACTCCTTACTTACCGGCCATGGCTGAAGATGATGAAGACTACTATGGAAAT TATGAAGATCTACTCAGTCAGTTCAGCAGCCTGCAGGTGGTTTCATCCAGACCTACTCAGGTCCTATCAAACACTGGTAACCCACAGAGATCCTGCAGCAACATTGAGCAATACATCCACGACATAGACAGCAACTCATTCGAGCTGGACCTGCAGTTTTCAAGTGAAGAGAAACAACTGCTGCTGCAGAAGCAAACAAGCGGCAACCCttg GCACCAGTTTGTTGAAAATAATTTGATATACAAAATGGGACCAGTTGACAAGAGAAAG GGACTGTTTGCTCGACGGCGACAGCTTTTGCTGACTGAAGGACCACATCTATATTATGTGGACCCCGTGAATAAAGTACTAAAGGGGGAGATCCCATGGTCTCCGGAGTTGCGTCCTGAGGCCAAGAactttaagacattttttgtgCACACg CCAAACAGGACATATTATCTAATGGATCCCAGTGGTAATGCGGACAAATGGTGTAAGAAGATCCAAGAGGTGTGGCAAACGATATACCACTAA